One window of the Leucobacter komagatae genome contains the following:
- a CDS encoding aldo/keto reductase family protein: MVNYRYLGNSGLKVSEITYGNWITHASQVADEAATKTVHAALDAGITTFDTADTYANQAAEVVLGKALAGQRREGLEIFTKCYFPVGAKGPNDTGLSRKHIFESINGSLTRLGTDYVDLYQAHRFDYETPLEETFQAFADIVRQGKALYIGVSEWTAEQLREGHALAKQLGIQLISNQPQYSMLWRVIEGKVVPASEELGISQIVWSPMAQGVLTGKYLPGQPLPAGSRATDERSGARFIHDFLREELLVAVQRLKPIAEQAGLTMPQLAIAWVLQHPNVASALVGASRPEQLADTVKASGVTLDAATLAAVDEALGDAVYSDPEDTYTVSPKTRLS, encoded by the coding sequence ATGGTCAACTATCGCTACCTCGGAAACAGCGGCCTCAAAGTCTCGGAGATCACCTACGGCAACTGGATCACCCACGCCTCGCAGGTCGCCGACGAGGCAGCGACGAAGACCGTGCACGCGGCGCTCGACGCGGGAATTACGACCTTCGATACCGCCGACACGTACGCGAACCAGGCCGCCGAGGTTGTACTCGGCAAGGCGCTCGCTGGGCAGCGGCGCGAAGGGCTCGAGATCTTCACGAAGTGCTACTTCCCAGTCGGAGCCAAGGGGCCGAACGACACGGGGCTGAGCCGGAAACACATCTTTGAGTCGATCAACGGCTCGCTCACCCGGCTCGGCACCGACTACGTCGACCTCTACCAGGCGCACAGGTTCGACTACGAGACGCCGCTCGAGGAAACGTTCCAGGCGTTCGCCGACATCGTGCGCCAGGGGAAGGCGCTCTACATCGGGGTGTCGGAGTGGACGGCGGAGCAGCTGCGTGAGGGCCACGCGCTCGCGAAACAGCTCGGGATCCAGCTCATCTCGAACCAGCCACAGTACTCGATGCTCTGGCGGGTCATTGAGGGTAAGGTCGTGCCAGCGTCCGAGGAACTCGGCATCTCGCAGATTGTGTGGTCGCCAATGGCGCAGGGCGTGCTCACTGGCAAGTACCTGCCGGGCCAGCCGCTCCCCGCGGGGTCGCGCGCGACCGACGAGCGGAGCGGCGCGAGGTTCATCCACGATTTTCTCCGAGAGGAGCTGCTCGTCGCCGTGCAGCGGCTGAAGCCCATCGCCGAGCAGGCCGGCCTCACGATGCCACAGCTTGCAATAGCGTGGGTGCTGCAGCACCCGAATGTCGCGTCGGCGCTTGTTGGAGCGTCCAGGCCAGAGCAGCTCGCCGACACCGTGAAGGCGTCGGGCGTCACGCTCGACGCAGCGACCCTCGCTGCCGTCGACGAGGCGCTCGGGGACGCGGTGTACAGCGACCCAGAAGACACATATACGGTCTCCCCGAAGACCCGCCTGAGCTAG
- a CDS encoding glutamine amidotransferase, with translation MTMQLLAGASAAEEAQPATSPIAYVIQHVAFEGPGTLHGVLTELGYEVRVRLAGLDPLHLSALADGALLAVLGGPIGVAETATYPFLHEEKRLIRKWLELDRPLLGICLGAQLIAEAMGATVETLRSPEIGYAPLTLTQAGARSVLAPLAHLSVLHWHGDHASLPPGARRLAQTPATPVQAFASGEHVLGLQFHIEADHAAIEEWLIGHAVELRSAGVDPGVIRVQASEYGPALSSAGRAVLRAWLRRLPSLPSGLAPLPAVGAVNRGR, from the coding sequence ATGACAATGCAACTTTTGGCAGGCGCCTCCGCCGCCGAGGAGGCTCAGCCTGCGACTTCGCCGATCGCATACGTGATTCAACACGTCGCGTTCGAGGGGCCCGGCACGCTCCACGGCGTGCTCACCGAGCTCGGATACGAGGTCAGGGTTCGACTCGCTGGCCTCGACCCGCTGCACCTCAGCGCGCTCGCCGACGGCGCGCTCCTCGCCGTACTCGGCGGCCCGATTGGCGTGGCAGAGACGGCGACGTACCCCTTTCTCCACGAAGAGAAACGCCTCATTCGCAAGTGGCTCGAGCTCGATCGGCCGCTGCTCGGCATCTGCCTTGGGGCTCAGCTCATCGCTGAGGCCATGGGCGCGACGGTTGAGACGCTGCGCTCCCCCGAGATCGGCTACGCCCCGCTGACACTGACCCAGGCGGGTGCGCGTAGCGTGCTCGCCCCGCTCGCTCACCTCTCGGTACTGCACTGGCACGGAGACCACGCGAGCTTGCCCCCGGGAGCGCGGCGACTCGCGCAAACGCCAGCGACCCCCGTGCAGGCTTTCGCGAGTGGTGAGCACGTGCTCGGGCTGCAGTTTCACATCGAGGCCGACCACGCGGCCATTGAGGAGTGGCTCATCGGCCACGCAGTCGAGCTCCGCTCGGCGGGCGTCGACCCGGGCGTGATCCGTGTCCAGGCCTCCGAGTACGGCCCCGCGCTCTCGTCTGCGGGCAGGGCCGTGCTGCGCGCGTGGCTCAGGCGCCTCCCGAGCCTCCCCAGCGGCCTGGCTCCGTTGCCGGCCGTCGGAGCGGTGAACCGTGGCAGGTAG
- a CDS encoding AAA family ATPase yields the protein MTALGAAPTLQTAGAVPQASETPLWVGDTVDASQLSVPESPLVTNAREVRAALHEATRVLRADWLHHYGEELERPATRVQREWGSVRGEPRTRPELDAEASIAHGLARVRELSEQWEQLLADPEAARALAAASTARAWALRRAIALVRTVDGAGNEDRVDALVRHAARRSRSLTRAEQETIAASDGCTSAGGASIGYAPQATQASQAAQPTPEPDAVLDAVLQIRIRQARRELEAGLVLNPQMRELIAAATPAVLTGAPILLIGETGGAKTALAEHLAGLGGTTHEFVSGYGDITGAQIIGAHELRASGDATVTEFAPGPLLRAMQRGVPIILDEINAMPPEFLKRLNRILQLRPGARFAVQEQPGLTVEIASGFVVLATANEYAPHRYRGIEPLSAELVNRFGSGTFRVHYPDSGADISDVPAENLLLAAAVVSAPDGSLPQGLGIAELTPLARAAFISQQVFVGNPDAALERYRGTEREFDDEPGLAETVIAPRTLAAVLQGVMLQGGATALTGALERFTAGVMHAADRAVLRLILVGQGLLT from the coding sequence ATGACAGCACTAGGCGCAGCACCAACCCTCCAAACGGCGGGAGCCGTGCCCCAGGCATCGGAGACGCCGCTGTGGGTGGGCGACACGGTCGACGCCTCCCAGCTCTCGGTGCCCGAATCGCCGCTCGTGACGAACGCCCGAGAGGTGCGCGCTGCGCTCCACGAAGCGACGCGGGTGCTCCGGGCTGACTGGCTGCACCACTACGGGGAGGAACTCGAGCGCCCCGCGACCCGCGTTCAGCGGGAATGGGGGAGCGTCCGAGGTGAGCCGCGCACCCGACCTGAGCTCGACGCCGAAGCGTCGATCGCACACGGACTCGCTCGCGTGCGCGAGCTCTCCGAGCAGTGGGAGCAGCTGCTCGCTGACCCCGAAGCTGCCCGGGCGCTCGCCGCAGCGAGTACCGCGCGCGCCTGGGCGCTGCGCCGGGCGATTGCACTGGTGCGAACGGTCGATGGTGCCGGGAACGAGGATCGCGTCGATGCCCTCGTGCGGCACGCGGCCAGGCGTTCGCGGTCGCTCACGCGTGCGGAACAGGAGACCATCGCAGCGTCTGACGGATGCACCTCGGCGGGCGGCGCCTCGATCGGTTATGCCCCGCAGGCAACGCAGGCATCGCAGGCAGCCCAGCCAACGCCGGAGCCCGATGCGGTGCTTGACGCAGTGCTCCAGATTCGCATCCGACAGGCACGGCGTGAGCTTGAGGCCGGGCTCGTGCTGAACCCGCAAATGCGTGAGCTGATCGCGGCGGCGACGCCCGCGGTGCTCACCGGCGCGCCGATCCTGCTCATCGGCGAAACCGGCGGTGCCAAGACCGCCCTCGCCGAGCACCTTGCCGGGCTGGGCGGCACTACCCACGAGTTCGTCTCGGGGTACGGCGACATCACCGGAGCTCAGATCATCGGGGCTCACGAGCTTCGGGCGTCGGGCGATGCAACGGTGACGGAGTTCGCGCCGGGCCCGCTGCTGCGCGCGATGCAGCGCGGCGTGCCCATCATCCTCGACGAGATCAACGCAATGCCGCCCGAGTTCCTCAAGCGCCTGAACCGCATCCTGCAGCTGCGCCCGGGAGCGCGGTTCGCGGTGCAGGAGCAGCCTGGGTTGACCGTCGAGATTGCGAGCGGGTTCGTCGTGCTCGCAACGGCCAACGAGTACGCACCCCACAGATACCGCGGCATTGAGCCGTTGAGCGCAGAGCTCGTGAATCGATTCGGGTCGGGGACCTTCCGAGTGCACTACCCGGATTCGGGGGCAGACATTTCCGACGTCCCTGCCGAAAACCTGCTGCTCGCGGCTGCGGTGGTGTCTGCCCCGGACGGGTCGCTGCCGCAGGGCCTCGGTATCGCCGAACTCACCCCACTCGCACGCGCGGCCTTCATCAGCCAGCAGGTGTTCGTCGGGAACCCCGACGCGGCGCTGGAACGCTACCGCGGCACCGAGCGCGAGTTCGATGATGAGCCGGGCCTCGCAGAGACCGTCATCGCGCCGCGCACGCTCGCCGCGGTGCTCCAAGGGGTGATGTTGCAGGGCGGGGCGACGGCACTCACGGGCGCACTCGAGCGGTTCACCGCCGGGGTGATGCACGCTGCCGACCGGGCGGTGCTCAGGCTGATTCTCGTCGGACAGGGCCTCCTCACGTGA
- a CDS encoding VWA domain-containing protein, which yields MSGDGSERDAERAEAAEFDGALAAAGRLLGVRVTTLAGEEWRFEGERLAVGREYFTRRGHGVDAAVALTLRELWFVTGAGCSPARENRRARVLAARPDLHTLMVTLDRVQAQRALLEAQPGFGRQLIGAVRRDIPEALTSWPPNAQWLGLVQRASLGLPTQVGEAVGQLFTPVTRAALTGTGAADPVDGLDRLLAAVAPAYEALAAGSGLSDAAGGGAGPPQEGQSGVEGLGDLGSANAAGDDAGGETNADPDRANADEQRREGDLCEPDPSGSPPSAATEPGSLVEADSGRIPPVLSETPLPAQRPSLTPPGGGSTAQLEAAEAATPGQAAAEAGGEWRRGSAAALAEYRHCLGTYRREIRAVGDVWRRLLRESLRVAQRETRFAGPEPGPIHTGRLAATVAEARGGDPRPNVYRARMPVTVSGPGLGRTDTVLVLDRSGSMQGQAAQLSADAAMVFLEALAGAARELRELETRYPGGEPSAVRSGLVVFDSAATLVKRCNERLTDTHRIALREAMVAAEGETHPVPAIELAVRELLIARRPAGVAQRRVLVFVSDGGFASSPEHVEGRALARELARARAAGIEVYGVGIGVTGGMGLFRPGLTLIGSVRELPAALAQMLGDQARVALPGQGGSA from the coding sequence GTGAGCGGAGACGGCAGCGAGCGGGACGCTGAGCGCGCTGAGGCGGCGGAGTTTGACGGCGCGCTCGCCGCGGCGGGCCGGCTCCTTGGGGTGCGCGTCACCACTCTCGCGGGTGAGGAGTGGCGCTTCGAAGGTGAGCGCCTTGCTGTGGGGCGCGAGTACTTCACGCGGCGCGGGCACGGAGTCGACGCTGCGGTCGCGCTGACGCTGCGCGAGCTCTGGTTCGTCACGGGCGCGGGCTGCTCCCCGGCGCGCGAGAACCGTCGCGCGCGAGTGCTCGCGGCTCGCCCCGATCTCCACACGCTCATGGTGACACTCGACCGGGTGCAGGCGCAGCGCGCGCTGCTCGAGGCGCAACCGGGATTCGGGCGACAACTCATTGGGGCCGTTCGCCGCGACATTCCCGAAGCGCTCACCAGTTGGCCACCCAACGCGCAGTGGCTGGGGCTCGTGCAGCGCGCCTCGCTCGGGCTTCCCACGCAGGTGGGCGAGGCCGTCGGGCAGCTGTTCACCCCCGTCACCCGCGCCGCGCTCACCGGGACGGGCGCGGCCGACCCGGTCGACGGCCTCGACCGACTGCTCGCCGCCGTTGCGCCCGCGTATGAGGCGCTCGCGGCGGGCAGCGGCCTGAGCGATGCCGCGGGCGGCGGTGCCGGCCCGCCGCAGGAGGGGCAGAGCGGGGTCGAGGGGCTTGGCGACCTGGGAAGCGCCAACGCGGCTGGTGACGACGCAGGCGGTGAAACGAACGCGGATCCGGATCGCGCGAACGCAGACGAGCAGCGCCGTGAGGGCGACCTCTGCGAGCCGGATCCTTCGGGGTCCCCGCCATCGGCTGCGACCGAGCCGGGTTCCCTGGTTGAAGCCGATTCCGGTCGCATCCCACCAGTGCTGAGTGAGACGCCGTTGCCCGCTCAACGCCCCTCGCTCACGCCGCCGGGCGGCGGTTCTACCGCGCAGCTGGAGGCGGCCGAAGCAGCGACGCCCGGCCAGGCGGCCGCCGAGGCCGGAGGAGAGTGGCGGCGCGGCAGTGCGGCCGCGCTCGCGGAATACAGGCACTGCCTCGGCACGTACCGTCGGGAGATTCGGGCCGTCGGGGACGTCTGGCGGCGCCTGCTGCGGGAGAGTCTGCGGGTCGCCCAGCGCGAGACACGCTTCGCCGGGCCCGAGCCGGGGCCGATCCACACCGGTCGCCTGGCCGCGACGGTTGCTGAGGCCCGCGGCGGCGACCCCCGGCCGAACGTGTACCGGGCGCGCATGCCGGTGACCGTGAGCGGGCCTGGCCTCGGGCGGACCGACACCGTGCTCGTGCTCGACAGATCGGGGTCGATGCAGGGCCAGGCCGCGCAGCTGTCAGCGGACGCGGCGATGGTCTTCCTCGAAGCGCTCGCGGGTGCGGCGAGGGAGCTCCGCGAACTTGAAACCCGATACCCCGGCGGGGAGCCGAGCGCCGTGCGCTCCGGCCTTGTCGTGTTCGACAGCGCCGCGACGCTGGTGAAGCGCTGCAACGAACGGCTTACCGACACCCACCGGATCGCCCTGCGCGAGGCGATGGTGGCGGCGGAGGGTGAGACGCACCCCGTTCCCGCGATCGAGCTCGCGGTGCGTGAACTGTTGATCGCCCGGCGGCCCGCAGGGGTGGCGCAGCGGCGGGTGCTCGTCTTCGTGAGCGATGGTGGATTCGCGAGTAGCCCCGAACATGTTGAGGGCCGTGCCCTTGCGCGCGAACTGGCGAGGGCTCGAGCGGCGGGGATCGAGGTGTACGGAGTCGGGATCGGTGTGACTGGTGGAATGGGCCTCTTCCGCCCGGGACTCACCTTGATCGGGTCGGTGCGGGAACTCCCGGCCGCGCTCGCGCAAATGCTCGGCGACCAGGCGCGTGTGGCGCTGCCAGGGCAGGGTGGCTCGGCTTAG
- a CDS encoding SDR family oxidoreductase: MTLAGKTILMSGGSRGIGLAIALRAAADGANIAMLAKTDTPHPKLAGTIHTAADEIRAAGGNALAIVGDVRNDDDIASAVEQARAEFGGVDIVVNNASVIDLSGTLDLNPKKYDLMQDVNVRGTFMLSRAALPLLQQAENPHILSLSPPLNLDPKWLGGHTGYTLAKYGMTMATLGMAAEFAKTGVAANTLWPATTVATAAVQNLLGGDQVMAASRTPAVYADAAYTVLTKPAGQYTGQSLIAEDVLRGEGVTDFSGYAAVPGTPDSELRPDIFLD; this comes from the coding sequence ATGACACTGGCAGGGAAGACGATCCTTATGTCTGGCGGCAGCAGGGGAATCGGGCTTGCGATTGCGTTGCGCGCCGCGGCCGACGGCGCCAACATCGCGATGCTCGCGAAGACGGATACCCCGCACCCGAAGCTCGCTGGGACGATCCACACGGCCGCAGACGAGATCCGCGCGGCGGGCGGGAACGCGCTTGCGATCGTGGGCGACGTGCGCAACGACGACGATATCGCGTCGGCCGTCGAGCAGGCGCGTGCCGAGTTTGGTGGGGTCGACATTGTCGTGAACAACGCGAGCGTCATTGACCTGTCGGGCACGCTCGACCTCAATCCGAAGAAGTACGACCTCATGCAAGACGTGAACGTGCGCGGCACCTTCATGCTCTCTCGCGCGGCGCTCCCGCTGCTCCAGCAAGCCGAGAATCCCCACATCCTGTCACTCTCGCCGCCCCTGAACCTCGACCCCAAGTGGCTCGGCGGGCACACGGGCTACACCCTCGCGAAGTACGGCATGACGATGGCGACGCTTGGCATGGCCGCTGAGTTCGCGAAGACCGGCGTCGCTGCGAACACGCTGTGGCCGGCGACCACCGTCGCGACCGCGGCAGTGCAGAACCTGCTCGGCGGCGACCAAGTCATGGCCGCGAGCCGCACGCCCGCGGTGTACGCTGACGCGGCGTACACGGTGCTCACGAAGCCAGCGGGCCAGTACACCGGCCAGTCCCTCATCGCAGAGGACGTGCTGCGTGGCGAGGGCGTCACCGACTTTTCCGGCTACGCGGCGGTGCCCGGAACCCCGGACAGCGAGCTGCGCCCTGACATCTTCCTGGACTAG
- the serC gene encoding phosphoserine transaminase: MDLTYPRTLPRYPLGDGRFGSGPAKIRPAQLGQLAADPHRVLGTSHRQEPAKRLVGRIQEQLRELFDAPDGYEVVLGNGGSTAFWDLAAFSLIDQRAQCLDFGVFGNRFARAAAAPWLMTPDVRTAPHGELVLAEHAERIDTYAWPHNETSTGVLSPVRRVGATDGAITLIDATSAAGGAEFDARNADVYYFAPQKNLGSEAGVWLALLSPAAIERTGRIAASGRYIPDFLNLHLAIEQSRKRQTLNTPALATLMLLDSQLGWILERGGLPWAAGRTRSLSAAIYEWADRSEYAAPFVTNPALRSPTNVTLEIDPRADVKTLTALLRSAGILDTDGYSGVGRNQLRIGTYVSVDPADVSQLLRNLDLLIPYTIESGGRLARQS, translated from the coding sequence ATGGATCTCACATACCCACGCACGCTCCCGCGCTACCCGCTGGGCGACGGACGATTCGGGAGCGGCCCTGCCAAGATCCGGCCCGCTCAGCTCGGGCAGCTCGCGGCCGACCCGCATCGCGTGCTGGGCACCTCCCATCGGCAGGAACCTGCAAAGCGGCTGGTCGGTCGCATTCAAGAGCAGCTGCGCGAACTCTTCGATGCCCCCGACGGGTACGAAGTCGTCCTCGGCAACGGTGGCTCCACGGCGTTCTGGGACCTCGCCGCGTTCTCGCTCATCGATCAGCGGGCCCAGTGCCTCGATTTCGGCGTCTTCGGCAACCGCTTCGCGCGGGCCGCGGCGGCGCCCTGGCTCATGACGCCAGACGTGCGCACCGCTCCGCACGGCGAGCTCGTACTCGCCGAACACGCTGAGAGAATCGATACGTATGCGTGGCCCCACAACGAGACGTCAACGGGCGTACTGTCCCCCGTTCGGCGCGTAGGGGCCACTGACGGCGCCATCACGCTCATCGACGCGACGAGCGCGGCAGGCGGCGCCGAGTTCGATGCACGGAACGCCGATGTCTACTACTTTGCGCCGCAGAAGAACCTTGGCTCTGAAGCGGGCGTCTGGCTCGCACTGCTCTCGCCCGCGGCGATCGAGCGAACGGGCCGGATAGCGGCATCGGGTCGGTACATCCCAGATTTTTTGAACCTCCACCTCGCCATCGAACAGTCACGCAAGCGGCAAACCCTGAACACTCCAGCGCTCGCGACCCTCATGCTGCTCGACAGCCAGCTCGGCTGGATCCTTGAGCGCGGCGGCCTCCCCTGGGCAGCCGGGCGCACCCGCTCACTGTCCGCCGCGATCTACGAGTGGGCGGACCGCAGCGAGTACGCGGCACCGTTCGTTACGAACCCGGCGCTCCGCTCACCAACGAACGTGACCCTTGAGATCGACCCGCGCGCCGACGTCAAGACGCTCACGGCGCTCCTCCGAAGCGCAGGAATCCTCGACACCGACGGGTACAGCGGGGTCGGGCGCAATCAGCTCAGGATCGGCACGTACGTCTCCGTCGACCCAGCTGACGTCAGCCAGTTGCTGCGAAACCTCGATCTGCTCATCCCGTACACCATCGAGTCGGGCGGGCGCCTGGCACGCCAGAGCTAG
- a CDS encoding ABC-F family ATP-binding cassette domain-containing protein encodes MAHILGAEALHLEVPTKTVFDSVTLGVDEGDRIGIVGRNGDGKSSLLMMLAGRREPDSGRVTYRGGTTIGVLDQADQFDDGETVGNAIVGDTPEYEWAGDPKVREVIAGLVSDLPWDAELESLSGGQRRRVALARLLVGDWDVLFLDEPTNHLDVEAVAWLADHLKRRWPNGQGALLVVTHDRWFLDEVCTATWEVHDRIVEPFEGGYAAYILQRVERDRQAAVVEQKRQNLARKELAWLRRGAPARTAKPKFRIDAANELIADVPEIRDKVSLQSMAVSRLGKEVVNILDVGVSYTDPVSGEPREVLRDVEWRIAPGERTGILGVNGAGKSTLLGLISGAVEPTSGTVKTGKTVNVAQLTQRLDELEAHLNEPVRLVIGRLRTSFTVGSGSKAQDLTPGQLLERMGFTSAQLSTPVKDLSGGQKRRLQLLLILLNQPNVLILDEPTNDLDTDMLAAMEDLLDSWPGTLIVVSHDRYFLERVTDQQYAILDKRLRHLPNGVDEYLKLRQAEERAKEAAAAGVGSAKPGQPTVSETGQQGSKASQPAQPKLSGRELRDAQKELASVERKMERMQGDIAKSRDGLATLDQADYALLNAEMAKITALEAEVAGLEERWLELSEALG; translated from the coding sequence ATGGCGCATATTCTCGGGGCTGAGGCCCTGCATCTTGAGGTGCCCACGAAGACGGTGTTCGACTCGGTGACGCTCGGCGTTGACGAGGGAGATCGCATCGGCATCGTCGGTCGCAACGGCGACGGCAAGTCATCCCTCCTCATGATGCTCGCCGGGCGGCGCGAGCCCGACTCGGGCCGCGTCACCTACCGCGGCGGCACCACGATCGGGGTGCTCGACCAGGCCGACCAGTTCGACGATGGCGAGACCGTCGGCAACGCGATCGTCGGCGATACGCCCGAGTACGAGTGGGCGGGCGACCCGAAGGTGCGCGAGGTCATCGCGGGGCTCGTCTCAGACCTGCCGTGGGACGCCGAGCTCGAGTCGCTTTCGGGCGGCCAGCGCCGCCGAGTTGCCCTTGCCCGCCTGCTCGTCGGCGACTGGGATGTACTGTTTCTCGACGAGCCGACGAACCACCTCGATGTCGAGGCCGTCGCCTGGCTCGCCGACCACCTGAAGCGCCGCTGGCCGAACGGGCAGGGCGCGCTGCTCGTCGTCACGCACGACCGGTGGTTCCTCGACGAGGTCTGCACGGCGACCTGGGAGGTTCACGACCGCATCGTCGAACCCTTCGAGGGCGGGTACGCCGCCTACATCCTGCAGCGCGTCGAGCGCGACCGGCAGGCCGCGGTTGTCGAGCAGAAGCGTCAGAACCTCGCGCGCAAGGAGCTCGCGTGGCTCAGGCGTGGCGCGCCCGCGCGCACGGCGAAGCCGAAGTTCAGGATCGACGCCGCGAACGAACTCATCGCCGACGTCCCCGAGATCCGCGACAAGGTGTCACTGCAGTCGATGGCCGTCTCACGCCTCGGCAAGGAGGTCGTGAACATCCTCGATGTTGGCGTCTCGTACACCGACCCGGTTTCGGGGGAACCCCGCGAGGTGCTGCGCGACGTCGAGTGGCGAATCGCCCCGGGCGAGCGCACAGGCATTCTCGGCGTGAACGGCGCGGGTAAATCGACGCTACTCGGGCTCATCTCGGGCGCGGTGGAGCCGACGAGCGGCACCGTGAAGACCGGCAAGACCGTGAACGTCGCGCAGCTCACGCAGCGCCTCGACGAGCTCGAGGCGCACCTGAACGAGCCGGTGCGCCTCGTCATCGGGCGACTGCGTACGAGCTTCACGGTTGGCTCAGGCTCGAAGGCGCAGGACCTCACTCCGGGGCAGCTGCTCGAGCGGATGGGGTTCACGAGCGCGCAGCTGTCGACCCCCGTGAAAGATCTTTCCGGCGGTCAGAAGCGACGCCTGCAGCTGCTCCTGATCCTGCTCAATCAGCCGAACGTGCTCATCCTCGACGAGCCGACTAACGACCTCGACACCGACATGCTTGCGGCGATGGAAGACCTGCTCGACTCGTGGCCGGGCACCCTTATCGTGGTCTCGCACGACCGCTACTTCCTTGAGCGCGTCACCGATCAGCAGTATGCGATCCTCGACAAGCGGCTTCGGCACCTCCCGAACGGCGTCGACGAGTACCTCAAGCTGCGCCAGGCCGAGGAACGCGCGAAGGAAGCCGCTGCCGCGGGCGTGGGATCGGCGAAGCCGGGCCAGCCCACGGTCTCGGAGACCGGGCAGCAGGGTTCGAAGGCTTCGCAGCCGGCGCAGCCAAAGCTGTCGGGGCGCGAGCTGCGCGATGCCCAGAAGGAGCTGGCGTCGGTGGAGCGCAAGATGGAGAGGATGCAGGGCGATATCGCGAAGTCGCGCGACGGGCTCGCGACCCTCGACCAGGCGGACTATGCGCTGCTGAACGCGGAGATGGCGAAGATCACCGCGCTCGAAGCGGAGGTCGCGGGGCTCGAGGAGCGCTGGCTGGAGCTCTCGGAGGCGCTCGGGTAA